In the genome of Pseudomonas sp. B33.4, the window CACGACGCTCGCCCAGTGCCATGTTGTACTCACGAGTACCACGTTCGTCGGTGTTGCCTTCCAGAACAACGCGAGCGCCGTTTGCTTTCAGGTCTTTGGCGTGAACGTCCAGAGCGCGCATGGCTTCTGGCTTCAGGTCCGAGCTGTCGTATTCGAAGTAGAAGGTGGTGATTGCGCGCAGAGCAGCTTCTTCGCTCAGGGAACCGTCAACGGCACCAGTGTTTGCGCCGTAACCAGCGTTTGGATCAACAGCGCCTTCACCGGCGTTGTCGCCGCCTTTGGACGAGCAACCTACAGCTACAGCCATGGCCAGAGCCAGCGCAGCAAATTTACCAAACTTCAGCATTTCCATCGTGAAACTCCTAATGAACCCCAGTGTGTTAAGTAAAACGTGTAGCGCCGCGTCAGTTCAGGTAAGGGGACCAGGACGGTTCTCTGACTTCGCCTTGAGCGGTAGGAAGCGGGAGCCTCACGCGTCCATTAATGGACACGAGCATCAAGACTCCCCGGCCCTGCTGGCGGGTGGCGTAGATTACCATGGTGCCGTTGGGCGCAACAGTAGGTGACTCGTCCAGAGTGCTATCAGTGAGGATCTTTACACTACCTCGCTGCAAATCCTGGGCCGCCACCTTGAAATTGGTGAAGCCATCCTGACGATGGATCATCACCAGAGTCTTTTCATCAGCCGACAGTTTCGGGTTGGCGTTGTAGTTGCCAATGAACGTCACACGCTCGGCACCACCGCCACTGGCGCTGGTTTTATAGATCTGTGGTTTGCCGCCACGGTCGGACGTGAAGTAGATGGTCGAACCATCCTTGCCCCAGTACGGTTCGGTGTTGATGCCAGGACCCGCAGTTACGCGAGTGATCTGACGCGAACCGAGGTTCATCACATAGATGTCCGGGTTACCGTCTTTCGACAGTACGAACGCCAGGCGATTGCCATCCGGCGACCAGGCTGGCGCGCCATTCAGGCCTTCGAAGTTGGTGATCTGCTCGCGGCGACCGGTGTCGATGTTCTGCATGAAGATCCGTGGACGCTTCTGCTCGAACGATACGTAAGCGATACGTTTGCCATCCGGAGCAAAACGCGGCGACAGAATTGGTTCGCGCGATTGCAGCAGAGTCACCGCGCGGGCACCGTCATAGTCCGAACGTTGCAGGGTGTAGCGCGTGTTCTTCTCGGAGAAGCGCTCGGCCGTCACGTACAGCAGACGGGTCGAAAACGCACCTTTGATACCGGTGAGTTTTTCGAACGACTGGTCAGAGATGTAGTGCGCCATGTCGCGCAGTTGCTCGGTAGTACCGGAAACACTGCCGTCAGCCACTTTCTGTTCGGTGGCCACGTTGAACAATGCCCACTGCACCTGCAGACGACCGCCCGCTGGAACAATGCTGCCGACCATCATGTATTGAGCGCCCACCGCCTTCCAGTCACGGAAGATGATTTCGCTCGGCTGACTTGGCTGGCTGATCATGTTTTGCTTAGGGATCGGCGAGTAGTAACCCGAGTTGCGTAAATCGTTACCAATGATTTCAGCCATGTCGTCCGGCAGTACTGCACCGCCCTGGAAACCGAACGGTACAACGGCGATCGGGGTAGCCCGATCGCTGCCGCTGGTAACCAGAATGTTCTTTTCATCCGCCATCGCGATCCCTGCCATGCAGCAGATCACGACCAGCATTCCTCGAAGAAGGTTTCTCACAAGGCTAGATCCTCAGGTGTGAATGTCATCTTGAATGAACGATACGGAGCGAAATCGCTCGGCTTCATTCCCTGCATTTCTGTCAAACGTCCAATATTCTTCACTGCCGCGACTGCCGACGCATCGAACGGACCATCACCGCTGGACTTGGCCACGCTGACCGAAGTCACCGTACCGTCCGGCAACATGCCGATTTGCAGCACGACCGTCATGCCTTTGCGTGCCGAAGGTGGACGAGCCCAACCCTCTGCTGCTCGCGCACGAATCAGGTCATCGAAACTGCCCGCGACTTCGTCACCCTGCTCATCGGCCAAGGCTTGCTGACGCTGAGGCGTATCGGAAAGCAGATCGGCCAAGGCCTGAGCCTTTTTGTCTTCGGTCGATTTACGTGCAGCATCCTGCGCTTTCTTCTTCGCAGCATCGGCAGCAGCTTTCTTCTTCGCTTCGTCGGCGATTTTCTTCTTCGCCTCTTCAGCTTCAGCTTTTTTCTTGGCGTCTTCGGCGGCTTTCTTCTTCGCGTCTTCGACGATCTTCTTCTTGGCTTCTTCAGCGGCGGCTTTCTTGGCCTCTTCTTCAGCAGCCTTTTTCGCTTCTTCTTCAGATTTCTTCTTGGCTATATCAGCCAATTGTTTCTCTTCGGCCTTCTTGGCTTCGGCGGTCTTCTTCGCTTCATCGGCTTTTTTGGCTTCATCAGCCTTTTTCGCCTCGTCCGCTTTTTTCGACTCGTCGGCCTTCTTGGCTTCCTCGGCTTTTTGAGCCGCTTCTTCTTTCTTTTGTTCCGCAGCGGCCTTGATCTCTTCCTGCTCGACCTTCTTCTGTTCCATCTGCTCGACTTCGGTCTGGCGCGCGGCGGATTTCTTCGCCTCACCCGCAATCTTCTGATTGGTCTGGGTGGTTGCCTGACTTTTCGATTTCAGCTGGTACAGGGTCGCCTGGACGATCGGTTTGGCCGGCGGCAGCTCTGGTGTAAAGGCAAAACTGACGAACAGCATGCCGAACACCAGCACGTGCAGGACAATTGCCAGAACACTAGGCCAGAAGTAGCTTTCCGAGGCGGACGGCTCTCGCTGTTGCTGCATCAGGGGGCCTCGGTAATCAAACCAACATTACCGACCCCGGCTTTCTGCAACCCGCCCATGGCGCCCATGACGGAACCATAGTCGACGGTCTTGTCACCGCGGATAAAGACCTGAGTACGCTTGCCGCCTTCAGTGCCGGCACGAATGATCTTGGTCACCGCGTCGGTCATTTGCGGCAGGGTCATGGCCCTGTCCTGTTGCTTCTCTGTATCGACTTCGCTGCCAAGGTTCCAGTAGTAGGTCTTGTCAGCCTTGATCGAAATGGTCAGGACCTGAGTGTTGTTGTCCTGCGGCAAGGCTTCGCTGGAAACCTTGGGCAGATCAACTTTCACGCCCTGATTGAGCATCGGCGCGGTCACCATGAAGATGACCAGCAGCACCAACATCACGTCGATGTAAGGCACCACGTTCATCTCGGCGACCGGCTTGCGCTTTTTGCGAGCTCGAGCGATTAAAGCCATTGGAAATTACCTGCTTATTCTTCGCTGGTGTGCACTTTGCGGTGCAGGATCGCCTGGAATTCATCGGCGAAGGTGTAGTAGCGGCCCAGCAAGGTTTCGCTGCGAGCGGCGAAACGGTTGTAAGCGATAACCGCAGGGATCGCGGCGAACAGACCGATCGCGGTGGCGATCAGGGCTTCGGCGATACCCGGGGCCACAGTGGCCAGGGTTGCTTGCTGGGCGCTGGCCAGACCGCGGAACGAGTTCATGATGCCCCACACGGTACCGAACAGACCGATGTACGGGCTGACCGAACCGACAGTGGCGAGAAACGGCAGGCTCTGCTCGAGCTTCTCTTCCTCGCGGGAGATGGCAACACGCATGGCACGGGCCACACCTTCCATCACCGCTTCAGGATCGACACCAGGCTGCTGACGCAGACGGGAGAACTCCTTGAAACCGGCACGGAAAATCTGCTCTACACCCGAATCCGGATCCGGGTTGCTGCCCGCCTGACGGTACAGCTTGGACAGATCGATACCCGACCAGAAGCGCTCTTCGAAGCTCTCCAGGGCGCGTCGACCGGCACGCAGCAGATTGCTGCGCTGAAAGATCATGATCCATGAGGTCACCGATGCGGCCACCAGGGTCAACATTACCAACTGCACCACGATGCTGGCATTGCTGACCAGGCTCCACATGGAGGAATGGTCGACGACGTTAGCTTCCACGCTTTATCTCCTGCTTTGAGTGTGTACCCGGGCCGACCGCGTCGGCGAAGGCCGCACGCAAGTCTTCGGGAAGGGCCCGGGGTTTCAAACTGTTAGTGCGCACACAGGCCACCAAAAACTGCCCTTCGCAGAGCAGCACATTATCCGTTGCCCGCCTGACCTGCTGTTTAAAGCGCAGGCTGGCACGGTTCAATTCGATTACTTCAGCGCTTACCAGCAGTTCGTCGTCCAGTCGCGCCGGCGCGTGGTAACGCGCTTCGCTGGAGTGCACGACAAACAACAGATCCTCCCCTGCCAGCTGCGATTGGGCAAAGCCCAGCTCGCGAAGCCGCTCGGTTCGAGCCCGTTCCATAAACTTGAGGTAATTAACGTAATACACGATGCCGCCCGCATCGGTGTCCTCGTAATAAACGCGACAACGATGTGCGAACGGCTCAAGCCCGTTTTGCGCGCGCATACTCTAGTGCTTACTCCTCAGGTTGCCAATCCGGCCAGGCAACTGTTTTTCATGGTTTCAGAGCTTTACCGTAAAAGTACCGTCCTCTGACAGTACAAACCCTGAATAAATCGACAACAAATGTGTATTAGTCGTCCACGGCATCGAGAAACTCGTCTGCCACGGGCATTTCACCCATTCGTGACGGAATGTTTAAACCGAAATGCAGATACGCATGCCGCGTCACCACCCTGCCCCGTGGCGTGCGCATGATGTAACCCTGCTGAATCAGATACGGTTCCAGCACATCCTCAATGGTGTGACGTTCTTCACTGATCGCAGCGGCGAGGCTGTCGATACCGACCGGGCCGCCATCGAACTTCTCGATCATGGTCAGCAGCAGACGCCGGTCCTGATGATCGAAACCGTGTTCGTCGACATCCAGCAGGTTCAGCGCCAGATCCGCCACCGCTTTGGTGATGTGGCCCTTGGCGCGCACTTCGGCGAAGTCACGCACTCGGCGCAGCAAACGGTTGGCGATTCGCGGCGTGCCCCGGGCGCGACGGGCGATCTCGAACGAACCTTCCGGATCCAGCGGCAGACCGAGAATAGCCGCCGAACGACTGACAATCGTCGCCAGATCGGCCGTGCTGTAGAACTCCAGACGCTGGACAATACCGAAGCGGTCACGCAACGGATTGGTCAGCATACCGGCGCGAGTCGTTGCGCCCACCAAGGTGAATGGCGGCAGATCGAGTTTGATCGAACGCGCTGCCGGCCCTTCGCCAATCATGATGTCGAGCTGGAAATCTTCCATCGCCGGGTACAGCACTTCTTCAACGATCGGCGACAGGCGATGGATTTCGTCGATAAACAGTACGTCGTGCGGCTCAAGATTGGTCAGCAATGCGGCCAGATCACCCGGACGCTCAAGTACCGGGCCGGACGTGCTCTTGATCGACACGCCCATTTCCTGGGCAATGATGTTGGCCAGCGTGGTCTTGCCCAGACCCGGCGGGCCGAAGATCAGCGTGTGGTCGAGGGATTCGCTACGGCCACGGGCAGCCTGGATGAACAGCTCCATCTGCTCGCGCACGGTCGGCTGGCCAATATAGTCGGCCAGACTGACCGGACGAATCGCGCGGTCCTGGACTTCTTCGCGCTCGCGCGGACTGTGCGCGGCGGCGATCAGACGATCAGCTTCAATCACTTAAATCATTCCCTTCAGGGCGCGGCGGATCAGGTCTTCACTGCTCAAATTCTTGTCCTTGATGGCGGTAATTGCCTTGCTCGCTTCCTGCGGTTTGTAGCCCAGGGAAATCAGCGCGCTGACCGCATCGTTTTCGGCGGTATTGACCGGCGCCGGCCCGTCCGGCTGATTCGGGACGAGCGCGAACATGGCCGGCGTCGTTTCCCAGGCCTTGAAGCGGTCTTTCAGCTCGACCAGCAGACGCTCAGCGGTTTTCTTGCCGACACCCGGCACCTTGGTCAGCGCCGAGGTGTCCTGAGACTGCACGCAGCGGATCAGTTCGTCGACTTCCAGGCTCGACATCAAGGCCAGGGCCAGTTTCGGCCCGACACCATTGAGACGGATCAACTCGCGAAAAAAGTCTCGCTCACGCTTGCCGGCAAAACCGTAGAGTAATTGCGCGTCTTCGCGTACGACCAAATGGGTGTGCAGGGTCAGCGGTTCACCGACCGACGGCAGGCGATAAAGGGTGGTCATGGGCACTTCCAGCTCATACCCGAGGCCGTTTACATCCAGAATCAGGTGCGGCGGCTGTTTCTCAGCCAGGGTGCCGCGCAAGCGTCCAATCACGTTTCAGATCCTTGAGCGTTGGCCAGCCGTGGGCTGGCGACTGTCGAAAGGCGGATTCCGGGCCGACGACCCAGGCGCAGGAAATCCGCTTTCAGGAAAATTGATGCTGATGCTATCAGAGACGCAGGCGCCCGCCACGACTGCGTGCCGTTCCCAAGCCGTGCGGCAGCAGGCTGGAACGGGTGTGCGCATGGCAAATGGCAATAGCCAGGGCGTCCGAGGCATCGATTTGCGGTTTGCTGGTCAGCTTGAGCATGTGCATGACCATCATCTGCACTTGTTCTTTATTGGCGGCGCCTGTGCCCACAACCGCCTGTTTAACCTGAGTGGCCGTGTACTCGGCAATCTCCAGGCTCTCTTCAGCGCCAGCCACGATTGCAGCGCCGCGAGCCTGACCGAGTTTCAGCGCCGAATCGGCGTTTTTCGCCATGAAAACTTTTTCGATGCCCATAGTCACCGGGCCGTACGTCTGGATGATTTCGCGCACGCCGCGATAGACGATTTGCAAACGCTCATGCAATTCGCCCGCGCCGGTACGAATGCAGCCCGAAGCCACATAAATACAGCCGCCACGCCCGGTATCGCGAACAATCCCGTAACCGGTGATACGCGAACCGGGGTCGATACCAAGAATTAAAGTCATAACGCCTGCAGATTCGGTAGAAGCACGATTTTGAAATCAACCCATAACAAATGTGGGAGCGAGCCTGCTCGCGAAAGCGGTTTCATCATCAGCAACGATGTTGCCTGAAAATCCGCCTTCGCGAGCAGGCTCGCTCCCACATTGAATCGTAGTCGCTCTTAACCGAGCTGAGCGGCCACGTCTTCCGGAATGTCCGCGTTGGAATAGACGTTCTGCACGTCATCCAGATCCTCAAGCATGTCGATCAGCTTGAGCACTTTTTCCGCCCCTTCCAGATCCAGTTCGGCGCTGGTGGTCGGCTGCATGACGATTTCCGCGTCATCGCCCTTGAACCCAGCGGCTTCCAGCGCGTTACGCACGGCATAGAAACTGGTGAACGAGGTGAACACGTCGATCGAACCGTCTTCGTGGCTGACCACGTCATCGGCATCGGCTTCCAGCGCCGCTTCGGTCAGTGCGTCTTCATCAACGCCCGGCGCGAAGCTGATCTGGCCTTTGCGCTCGAACAGATAGGCGACCGAGCCGTCGGTACCGAGGTTGCCACCACATTTGCTGAACGCATGACGCACGGCTGCGGCGGTACGGTTGCGGTTGTCGGTCATGCACTCGACCATCACCGCTACGCCGCCCGGACCGTAACCTTCGTAAGTCAGCTCTTCAACGTTGTCCGCTTCGGTCGCACCGGCGCCGCGCGCGACAGCACGATCAATGATATCGCGGCTCATGTTCGCGCTCAGCGCCTTGTCCAAGGCCAGACGCAAACGCGGGTTGGAGCCCGGATCACCGCCGCCCTGACGGGCCGCAACGGTCAGTTCGCGGATCCACTTGGTGAAGATCTTGCCCCTTTTGGCATCCTGACGTTCTTTGCGGTGCTTGATGTTCGCCCACTTGGAATGACCAGCCATAACTCGCTCCGAATTCTCTTTGAAACGTTGCCCGCCCTGCTCATGCAGCGGCCAGCAAACAAAAAAATCTCGACCTGCTCTCTATAGATAGAAAAAAGGCGCATCCGAAGATGCGCCTTCAGGCCCGTCTTACTCAGCCTTTGGCGTTTCGCGCAAACGAATGTGCAGCTCGCGCAGCGCCTTGGCATCCACCACACCCGGCGCTTGCGTCATCACGTCGGCAGCACTCTGGGTTTTCGGGAAGGCGATCACTTCACGGATCGACTGGGCGCCGGTCATCAGCATCACCAGACGGTCCAGACCGAAAGCCAGACCACCGTGCGGCGGTGCACCGTACTTCAGCGCATCAAGCAGGAAGCCGAACTTCTCTTCCTGTTCCGCTTCGTTGATACCCAGCAGACGGAAGACCGACTGTTGCATCTCTTTACGGTGGATACGGATCGAACCGCCGCCCAGCTCAGTGCCGTTCAGGACCATGTCGTACGCGCGGGACAGAGCGGCAGCCGGGTTGGCTTCGAGCTCTTGCGGCGTGCACTTCGGTGCGGTGAACGGGTGGTGCAGCGCCGAGAAGCTGCCGTCGTCGTTTTCTTCGAACATCGGGAAGTCGACGACCCACATTGGCGCCCACTCGCAGGTCAGCAGCTTGAGGTCGTGACCGAGCTTGATACGCAGCGCGCCCAGGGCTTCGCTGACGATCTTGGCCTTGTCGGCGCCGAAGAACACGATGTCGCCGTCAACTGCACCCACGCGATCGAGGATGGCGTTGAGGTTTTCCAGCGGGATGTTTTTCACGATCGGCGATTGCAGACCATCAACACCGGCAGCGCGCTCGTTGACCTTGATGTACGCCAGGCCCTTGGCACCGTAGATGCCGACGAACTTGGTGTAATCGTCGATCTGCTTGCGTGGCATGCTCGCCCCGCCTGGAACGCGCAGAGCAGCGATACGGCATTTCGGATCGTTGGCCGGTCCACTGAACACTTTGAAATCGACTTCTTTGAGTTGATCGGCAACGTCGACCAGTTCCAGCGGGTTACGCAGGTCTGGCTTGTCGGAACCGTAGCGGCGCATGGCTTCTTCGAAAGTCATGTGCGGGAAGTCGCCGAATTCCAGACCCAGCACTTCCTTGAACAGGTTGCGGATCATTTCTTCGGTGAGGCCCATGATCTCTTTTTCATCGAGGAAGCTGGTCTCGATGTCGATCTGGGTGAATTCTGGCTGGCGGTCAGCGCGCAGGTCTTCGTCGCGGAAGCACTTGGCGATCTGGTAGTAACGGTCGAAACCCGCCACCATCAGCAGTTGCTTGAACAGCTGCGGCGATTGCGGCAGCGCAAAGAACGAACCGGCGTGGGTACGGCTCGGCACCAGATAGTCACGCGCACCTTCTGGGGTGGCACGGGTCAGGATCGGTGTTTCGACGTCGAGGAAGCCGTTTTCGTCGAGGAAGCGACGGATGCTGGTGGTCATGCGCGAACGCAGACGCAGCTTCTCGGCCATTTCCGGACGACGCAGGTCGAGGAAGCGATAACGCAGACGGGTTTCTTCGCCGACGTCGGAGAACTCGTTCAACGGGAACGGCGGAGTTTCCGACTCGTTCAGCACTTCCAGTTCGTAGCCCAGCACTTCGATCATGCCCGATGCCATGTTGGCGTTGGTGGCACCGGCCGGACGCAGACGCACCTTACCGGTGATCTTCACAACGTATTCGCTGCGCACGCGGTCGGCAGCGGCGAAGCTCTCGGCGCGATCCGGATCGAAAACCACCTGAGCGAGACCGTCACGATCACGGATATCGAGGAAAATCACCCCGCCGTGGTCGCGACGACGGTGAACCCATCCGCAAAGGGTAATTTCCTGACCTTCCAGGCTTTCGTTCAGTTGGCCGCAATAGTGGCTGCGCATCATGGTAGTGGTTCGCTTCTCGTAATTCGAAATTCGGTAGAGATCCCGTCGCACTCAAGCTGGGTGCGGCATCGGAAAACTCACGCGTGTCGTTCGACCTGGGCCTGAACCCTAGTCAGATTTGTCGCCACCGGCCAGGTTCTTCTTGGCGCCGGTCTTGAAATCGGTTTCGTACCAGCCGCCGCCGCTGAGGCGAAAACCCGGCATGGACAGCTGTTTCTTGAGCTCTGGCGCCTGGCAGGCAGGGCAGTCGACCAGCGGTGCATCGCTGATCTTTTGAATGGCTTCCAACTGATGACCACAGGAAGCACATTGGTAATCGTACATCGGCATGGGGGTGTCTCGGCGATCAGATTGCCACCGCGCGCAGGGCTTTGCGGCGAAAGAGCGGGATTATATCGATTAAATGCTGCCTGTGCAGCCGTAAGACTGCACAGGCCGCGACCTCGGTTGTAAACGCCGATTCAGAGCGAATCGGTCGTTGCCGCTTCCTTGATGCCGTTCATGACGCACACCACCCGCACAAGCGCGCTGAAATTCTTCACCCCGCCATGCCGCAGATGCACTTCACGATCGACGTGGGACAACAGCGAACTGACCGAACAGCAATTTTGCGCGGCCATCGTGCCGAGGATGTTCCAGTAAACCTGCTCAAGCCGCAGGCAGGTTGCATAACCGTTCAGACGTACGGATCGCGACGATGGCTGAACCAGCGCCATGTCAAATTCGTCGACGAACGGATCGACTTTCAATTCGTGCGGCAAGCCGACAATCCTGTCGCCTCGCCTGTCTCCCTCTACCATATCGGTGACACTCCTTTGCCATCTCTGCTTGTTTGAAAAGTCACATCCTGTGGCTTTCATAAAAGCGCAGACACAAAGTTATATCCAGACGACTTATTGACCGTCACCGTAGGATAAGCCAACGACACAAGTAAGATTTCGGACAGCGCGCGAACTTCGACCGACTGGCTCGCGCGCCGGGACGATTACGCTTCCAGCAACGCGCGCAGCATCCACGCGGTTTTCTCGTGAACCTGCATGCGTTGGGTCAGCAGGTCAGCGGTCGGTTCATCGCTGACCTTGTCGAGCAGTGGAAAAATGCCGCGCGCCGTGCGGGTCACGGCTTCCTGACCATCGACCAATTGCTTGATCATGTCTTCGGCACTTGGCACCCCGACCTCCTCCTTGATGGAAGAAAGGCGAGCGTACGTGGCATAGGCGCCCGGTGCCGGAAAGCCCAGTGCACGAATACGCTCGGCGATCGAGTCCACGGCCAGCGCCAGCTCGTTGTATTGTTCTTCGAACATCAAGTGCAGCGTGCGAAACATCGGGCCGGTGACGTTCCAGTGGAAGTTGTGGGTTTTCAGATACAGCACGTAGGTGTCCGACAACAGACGGGATAGTCCTTCGACGATGGACTTGCGATCTTCTTCACTGATACCGATATCGATTGCCATGTTTACCCCCTAACGGCGATTGAATTCATCCAACAGGTGCAGACCCACTCTAGCAAGGCAACCGACACCCCGCAGCCCTGATTGGCTGCAAACGCTGCGACAAATCGACCGACGCCATGCCGCCGGCCGGGCTGATTTGAGTAGCCGCAGGCTTTGCTGTTAAATAGGCAGTGTGTCGCCATGCCCCATTTTTCGGGGCGTTGCGCATAGGCTGATGCCGTGAACGTGTCCACCGCCTCTTATTTTGTTCCGAAGCGAACCGTGCGCCTTCAGCTCTTCCTTGTGAGCCGTCATAAACGTGAGCCAATCAAAATGTTGAAAATCGTCCACCTGCTAATGGGCGCAGCGGCCTTGCTGCTGTCGTTCATACCCAGCTTGAAATCCGAAGCCGTTCCCTACCTGCAACAACCCGATGCACTTTACCTGGCCTTTTTCGGCCTGCTGAACCTGGTGATTGCCCCAGTGATTCCTTACTGGAACAAAGGCCCTCGTCAGCATCTGCAAAACCTCGTCAGCGCTCTTCTGGTGCTGACCGTAGTCCTGCAAACCCTGACCCTGATCGCGCCGATGCCCGTCATCGCCGGCCAGCCAGCCGTGTTGTTCACCCTGGTGATCGCACTGGTTGCGGTGGTTCTGCACCTGGCCGTCAGTTTCTATCGTTCTTCGCCTGCTGCCGCTCCAACCAGCTATGACATGACCAATCGTGATACCGGCACCGTCAAGTGGTTCAACACCTCCAAAGGCTTCGGCTTTATCTCCCGGGATTCCGGCGATGATATTTTCGTGCACTTTCGCGCGATCCGTGGCGAAGGCCACCGTGTACTGGTCGAAGGCCAGCGCGTGGAGTTCTCGGTGATGAACCGCGACAAAGGCCTGCAAGCCGAGGACGTGATCGCCGCCCTGCCGCGACGCTGATCCAGGCATAAAAAACCGCGAGCAGCCTGCTGTTCGCGGTTTTTTTACGCCTGATGAAAAGTGCCCGCCTCAGTAGTGCGGCGGTGGTGCCTCATCCTCAAAGGATTCGAACTGGCCGACCATTTCTTCCTGGCGCTTGAGCAGCGCAGCCATCTGCAATTGCAGACGCTCGACTACGCGCTGTTGGGCCACCAGTACGTCGTTCAACGCCTGAATGGTGTCATCCTGAAACGCCAGACGGCTTTCCAGATCGGTAACGCGTTCTTCCAGGCTCATGACTCAGCCCTCCAAAAAGGTGAAATGCTCGGTCAGGACCAGTCGCAACCGCTCGCGAATGGTGGCGACCTGCTCGGAACTGTAAGGCCTGGCCGGGTGTTTGCCCCAGACCGGCGCAGGCCAGGCCGCGTCATCGCGCTTACGCACAATCACATGCATGTGCATCTGGCTGACAACGTTACCCAGGGTCGCGACGTTCATCTTGTCAGCGTCAAACAAATCCTTGAGCAACTCAGCCAATGCAGTGGTTTCCTGCCACAACTGCTGTTGATCGGCGACATCCAACTGAAACAACTCACTGATATCGTCGCGACGAGGCACCAGGATAAACCACGGGTAGTTGGCATCATTGGACAGCAGCAGTCGGCAGAGTGGGAAATCACCGATGGTCAGCGTGTCCTGTTGAAGTCGTGAATCTAAAGCAAACACTGCGCGCACTCCCGGCTGATCTTCATAATTCAGCTTAGCGGCGATCCTTTATGGACAGCGCACCAAGCGACAGGACGGCAGCATACCTGCGAATGCGTCAGCCTTCACGACGACGGCAACCCCATCGCCCTGCCAACGCCCCGAGATGTGACATTTGCGAGCGCGACGCACCAGCACGGAACCAACATCGATGTTCAGCTCGACAAAATGACCGAAAGCCTCAGCGACGCTCAGCGACATGGCCCGCGCAAGCTGTATGAATTCAGAACAGTTGTAAATTTTTTTGCACCAAAACCGCACAGTGCGTCTACGCTCACTGCGTCGGGCATCCGCCAAATACTCACTGGAGGGGTGAACCGGTAACGTTTTTGGTTGTCACGCGCGCTTTTCTGCGAGGCAACACCATAGGAGAAATGGCGTCAAGCACTGAAAAAATCAGACTTGAAGCCCAGCTTTCACGAGGTTTTCACAAGCGCAGGCGGGTGTTCAGAAAAATAACCGCAACGAAATTGCGGTTTGTGCACGCTTGTTGCATTCGTACCCATATGGACTATAAGCGCACCACGGGAAGTGGATGCCTTAAGCCCCATAAGAACAGTGGC includes:
- the tolA gene encoding cell envelope integrity protein TolA; protein product: MQQQREPSASESYFWPSVLAIVLHVLVFGMLFVSFAFTPELPPAKPIVQATLYQLKSKSQATTQTNQKIAGEAKKSAARQTEVEQMEQKKVEQEEIKAAAEQKKEEAAQKAEEAKKADESKKADEAKKADEAKKADEAKKTAEAKKAEEKQLADIAKKKSEEEAKKAAEEEAKKAAAEEAKKKIVEDAKKKAAEDAKKKAEAEEAKKKIADEAKKKAAADAAKKKAQDAARKSTEDKKAQALADLLSDTPQRQQALADEQGDEVAGSFDDLIRARAAEGWARPPSARKGMTVVLQIGMLPDGTVTSVSVAKSSGDGPFDASAVAAVKNIGRLTEMQGMKPSDFAPYRSFKMTFTPEDLAL
- the ruvB gene encoding Holliday junction branch migration DNA helicase RuvB, with the protein product MIEADRLIAAAHSPREREEVQDRAIRPVSLADYIGQPTVREQMELFIQAARGRSESLDHTLIFGPPGLGKTTLANIIAQEMGVSIKSTSGPVLERPGDLAALLTNLEPHDVLFIDEIHRLSPIVEEVLYPAMEDFQLDIMIGEGPAARSIKLDLPPFTLVGATTRAGMLTNPLRDRFGIVQRLEFYSTADLATIVSRSAAILGLPLDPEGSFEIARRARGTPRIANRLLRRVRDFAEVRAKGHITKAVADLALNLLDVDEHGFDHQDRRLLLTMIEKFDGGPVGIDSLAAAISEERHTIEDVLEPYLIQQGYIMRTPRGRVVTRHAYLHFGLNIPSRMGEMPVADEFLDAVDD
- the pal gene encoding peptidoglycan-associated lipoprotein Pal; the protein is MEMLKFGKFAALALAMAVAVGCSSKGGDNAGEGAVDPNAGYGANTGAVDGSLSEEAALRAITTFYFEYDSSDLKPEAMRALDVHAKDLKANGARVVLEGNTDERGTREYNMALGERRAKAVQRYLVLQGVSPAQLELVSYGEERPVATGNDEQSWAQNRRVELRK
- the ruvA gene encoding Holliday junction branch migration protein RuvA, with the translated sequence MIGRLRGTLAEKQPPHLILDVNGLGYELEVPMTTLYRLPSVGEPLTLHTHLVVREDAQLLYGFAGKRERDFFRELIRLNGVGPKLALALMSSLEVDELIRCVQSQDTSALTKVPGVGKKTAERLLVELKDRFKAWETTPAMFALVPNQPDGPAPVNTAENDAVSALISLGYKPQEASKAITAIKDKNLSSEDLIRRALKGMI
- the tolB gene encoding Tol-Pal system beta propeller repeat protein TolB; translated protein: MLVVICCMAGIAMADEKNILVTSGSDRATPIAVVPFGFQGGAVLPDDMAEIIGNDLRNSGYYSPIPKQNMISQPSQPSEIIFRDWKAVGAQYMMVGSIVPAGGRLQVQWALFNVATEQKVADGSVSGTTEQLRDMAHYISDQSFEKLTGIKGAFSTRLLYVTAERFSEKNTRYTLQRSDYDGARAVTLLQSREPILSPRFAPDGKRIAYVSFEQKRPRIFMQNIDTGRREQITNFEGLNGAPAWSPDGNRLAFVLSKDGNPDIYVMNLGSRQITRVTAGPGINTEPYWGKDGSTIYFTSDRGGKPQIYKTSASGGGAERVTFIGNYNANPKLSADEKTLVMIHRQDGFTNFKVAAQDLQRGSVKILTDSTLDESPTVAPNGTMVIYATRQQGRGVLMLVSINGRVRLPLPTAQGEVREPSWSPYLN
- the ybgC gene encoding tol-pal system-associated acyl-CoA thioesterase, which produces MRAQNGLEPFAHRCRVYYEDTDAGGIVYYVNYLKFMERARTERLRELGFAQSQLAGEDLLFVVHSSEARYHAPARLDDELLVSAEVIELNRASLRFKQQVRRATDNVLLCEGQFLVACVRTNSLKPRALPEDLRAAFADAVGPGTHSKQEIKRGS
- the tolR gene encoding protein TolR; its protein translation is MARARKKRKPVAEMNVVPYIDVMLVLLVIFMVTAPMLNQGVKVDLPKVSSEALPQDNNTQVLTISIKADKTYYWNLGSEVDTEKQQDRAMTLPQMTDAVTKIIRAGTEGGKRTQVFIRGDKTVDYGSVMGAMGGLQKAGVGNVGLITEAP
- the tolQ gene encoding protein TolQ, with product MEANVVDHSSMWSLVSNASIVVQLVMLTLVAASVTSWIMIFQRSNLLRAGRRALESFEERFWSGIDLSKLYRQAGSNPDPDSGVEQIFRAGFKEFSRLRQQPGVDPEAVMEGVARAMRVAISREEEKLEQSLPFLATVGSVSPYIGLFGTVWGIMNSFRGLASAQQATLATVAPGIAEALIATAIGLFAAIPAVIAYNRFAARSETLLGRYYTFADEFQAILHRKVHTSEE